A stretch of DNA from Nonlabens ponticola:
AACAGTGACGACAATATGAATAAATTGTTGGAGCAATTGCAAGGCAAGGATCGCGCGGCCTATTTCCAGACGGTCATATCTTTTAATCAAGAAGGACAACAACATCTTTTTACTGGCGAGTGCCACGGCACGATTTTAGAAGATAAGCGTGGTGACGGCGGTTTTGGCTACGATCCTATTTTTAAACCAAAAGGTTATGAATTATCATTTGCTCAAATGCCACTAGATGAAAAAGCACGCATTTCCCATCGTGGGAAAGCGCTTGCCCAACTAATTGATTTCCTAGATCGTCAAGTTAATAAATAGTAAAACAAGAGTCCAGCCTTTAGACTTGGCTTATTTTAGTACACTTTATGAAATTTAAAAACACACTTCTCGTTTTTCTTATTGGTTTTTGCATGGCTTTAGGTAGCGCTCAAGGCGAAAGCGATGAAATCAACACCTACGTCAATGGTAAAGTCCTCAATGCGTCAAATGATGATATTCTGGACAACGTTAACATCGTGAACCTCAACAAAGTCATAGGAACCATTACTAGAGAAGATGGTAGCTTTACCATTAGAGCGTCGGTTAATGACACTCTATATTTCTCTTACATAGGTTATCAAACAATCAACGTGCGTGTCACAGAAGATTGGATCAAGTACGGCAATGTAACTGTTGCCATGACAGAGAAAGGTATCGCTTTAGAAGAAGTAACTGTTGTAGATAATGGATTGACTGGATATCTAGAAATAGATGCCAAACGTGCTCCTATTTATGCCAGTCGCAGATTTAGCATTAGTGGATTACCAGAGGCCTATGAAGGTGGTAATGCTGGACCAGGCGCAGTGAGCAAAGTTCTCAACTCTATTTTCAATCCTGCCGATTTTCTTTATAACGTCTTTAGTAAAGAAGGGAAATCTTTACGCAAGGTGCGACAGATCAAGGAACAAGATGAAATACGCAATCTGCTGCAAAGCAAGTACGATCGTGAAACGCTCGTGAACTTGTTGCAGATAGATAAGATTAGCATTGATGCCATCTTGCGTAACTGTCAGTACTCCAAGGAATTTATAAAAACAGCCAACGATTTACAGATTCTGGATGCCATCAGTGAATGTTATGAAGAATACAAAGTGCTTAATAAAAACTAATTAAAAGTCAACCCAATGAATTACATAAAACTAACAGCTGCAAGTTTGCTATTAGCCGCAACGGTAAGTAGTTGCAACAGCGTTAAAAACAACAAACAAGATCAACCCAATACATCGACATCAACTGATAATACCCAGATGATGGTAAAAGATGCAGATGTGATGAAGTACGCAAATACAATTACAGAAGCGGAACTTAAAGAACAATTGTACTACTACGCATCTGACGAGATGGAAGGTCGTATGACTGGAACTCCAGGGCAGCGTAGAGCGGTTGACTATCTAATAGGTCAATATAAAGCGATGGGTGTTGATGGTGGTAACACAGGTGGCACCTACCTTCAAGCCATTCCAGAAGAATTTTTTGGTAGACGTAAAATTACCAGCGAGAATGTCCTAGCCTTTATAGAAGGATCTGAAAAGCCAGAAGAAATTCTAGTACTGAGTGCTCATCTAGACCATGTAGGTCAAGAAGACGGCGAGATATACAATGGTGCAGATGACGATGGTAGTGGTACCATCGCGCTACTAGAAATTGCAGAAGCATTCCAACAAGCTAAAAAAGATGGAAAAGGACCTAAAAGATCTATACTATTCTTACATGTAACTGCTGAGGAAATAGGATTGCAAGGAAGCAGATATTATTCGGAAAATCCAATATATCCACTTGCAAACACCGTTGCAGATCTTAATGTAGATATGATAGGACGTATTGATCCAAAGAGAGAGAAAAAGTCAAATTATGTTTACCTGATCGGTTCAGATATGTTAAGCCAGGACTTGCACAATATGAGCGAGATGGCAAACAAAAAGTATATGAACCTTGATCTTGATTATACTTACAATGGTAAGGATGATCCTAATAGATTCTACTACAGATCTGATCACTACAATTTTGCCAAAAACAACGTGCCTGTAATCTTCTATTTCAATGGAACACATGAAGACTATCACAAACCAACAGATACTCCAGATAAGATCGAGTATGATTTATACAAGCAACGTACACAACTCATTTTTGTAACGGCTTGGGAAATTGCTAATGCTGATAAACGCCCAGCCTTGATTGCAGAGGTAGAGAGCGAAGATTAATAAAGGCTCAAAATGTTTAAACAAAAAAACGCACCCGATTGGGTGCGTTTTTCTTTCTATAAATTATCGTCATCAAGTTTAGCTTCTTTTGAGCTGACTCAACGAGGCATGAGAACATGATTCTAACTATCCACGCCAGCAAATTCCTGCTGTATAGCAACGCGCAGCCTGCGGTAGTAATCTTCTTCTAGCCAGTCCTTGTAATTGTTGGTATTGTTGATGATACAATATGAATACCTGCGTATCCGGTCGGCGATGTCGTCCTTGAGCAATTTTGCTAGAATACGAGCATCAAAAACATCCTCGCTGTTCTCGACACACCATTGCACATGTTGGGCAATAGACTCATCAAGTACTTCCTTTGATTTCCTGTTTTCCTTGGTAATTCGTTTGTAAGCACCGCGTATGTCAAATGTAAAGTCTGTGGTATTTGGGAATTCCGCTTTGACACTAGCGGGCATTTTGTACACAAAATTGCGTTCTATCTCTTCATCAGACACAATATTCTCAACATAGAAATCTGGAGATCTAAATACTTGCTGCCAGTCCACAGGCTCATTCCATAATCCAAAACGGGCAACATTATTACCCAAATCAATAATCTGGAATTCCTCTTTATTATCAAGTATGCGTGATCCACGACCTATCATTTGATAGTATAAGGTCAACGATTTTGTAGCACGATTGAGGATGATAGACTCTACGGTAGGTTCATCAAAACCAGTTGTCAAGATACTTACTGATGTTAAAACGGCGTCTGGTTTTTTCTTGAACCAGCGCAAAATCTCCTTTCGCTCTTCTTTAGAATTAGTATTGTCCAGATGGCGTATCTCTATTCCTGCACGACGAAAGGTATCCTCTACCTCAATACTAGTGCGGATACCGTTATTAAAGATGAGAGTTTTCTTTCCTTTACTCGTTTCTAGGTAAGCCTGTAAAAGCTTGTCCTGCATGGAGTGATCGGTATATAGTTTCTCACTTGATTTCACCGTGTAGTCACCATTCATTCCAATGGTTAATCCGCTCAATCCTACATCATATGTGTGTGTCACTGCTTTCGCAAGAAAACCCTTTTCTACCAATGACGTGATACTGTCACCAACTATAAGCTCGTCATAGTTATCCTTCATGGGCAACTTAAAGTTTGAGCTCAGTGGTGTTGCCGTTACACCCAACATAAAACAGTGCTCAAAATATTTAAACAGTTTGCGGAAGCTGTTATAATGCGCCTCATCCACTATTACCAGCCCAATATCCTCTAGCTTGAACTTATCGTCCTGAATACGATTGTTGAGCGTCTCTACCATGGCTACGAAACATTGATAATCCTTCTGATCATCCAGCTCTTTCACCTTGCTATTGACAACCATATTCTTAACGTCAAAGCCAGTAAGCATCTTTGATGTTTGTTTGCACAACTCAATTCGGTGGGTTAAGATGACAACCTTCTTCTTTTTCTCTTTGAGATAGCGACGCACAATCTCAGAAAAAATCACTGTTTTACCACCACCAGTAGGCAGTTGATATAGCAATTTGTAGTCGTCTGCCTGATGATTGATACGCTCAAAAATATCTTTGAGATCACGATCCTGATAGTCATAAAGGGATTTGATATCAGTGGCTTTTACGTCTGTCATTTGTGGAATTTTCTGATTTTGAGATTTGCAAAAATAGGCATTTTAAATGCTTTGATCGCTAGCCAGGTCAGGGCTTTGGTTAATTTTTATTGTTTAGAATTTAACAGGGTACAGCTATCGATATTCCTAATTTTGTAATCCCAGAATTCAATCATGCCCTTGTTTAAAGAAAAATTTCAGCCAAAAAGAGCTCACCGCTACTACAAAGTCACTGGTTTCTACTCCTTTATATTCGAGAGCATCAAGAAATCCATGCCACCTGTGCTTGTTGTTGTGGCTTTACTTGCGGTACTACATTTTACCTATGATGGTGGCATTCCTGCGTTATTGGATCTTGCTGTAGAGAGTTTACCTGGATACGGCGTACTCGCTTTTTTCTTTTTATCAGAGTCAATTCTGGGTCTTATCCCACCAGAATTATTTATCGCCTGGGCAGGAAAAACCGCTCATCCAGAACTCAACCTATTCATGATAGCGCTATTGTCCTATCTAGGTGGTATGTGTTCTTATTTTTTGGGTCGCTGGTCGCTGTCTATTCCTAGCGTCCATGAATACCTAGAAGTAAAGATGGCCAAACAATTGATCATGGCTCGCAAATACGGTGGTATCCTTATTGCTGTGGGCGCATTGTTGCCACTGCCCTTTTCAGTAGGTAGTCTGGTGGCTGGTATGCTGCGTTACCCGTTTAAATCCTGGGTAATTATTGGTTTACTGCGCTTTTTGCGTTTTGCCATCTATGGCGCTGCAATCTTCTCGGTAGTTTCCTAAATTCAACTTGTTTACATCAATTATAGTAACTATAGTGCCTTTAATTAATGGCAATGATTGTTGTGTTTCAGCTTTCGCGAAAGCGTAATCACGACCATCTAATAAAAATATAGCAGGTAGCTTATCATGATAAGGTCTCACGCATGAGTTACGCGCAATAAAAAAGCCTCCTAAAACTAGGAGGCTTTCTATTATTTATTTCAGGAATTACTTGCCTGCTTTAGCGTTTTGCTTTGCCTGCTCCATTCCTTTCTCTACCATATCAAAGAATTGATCTAGCTTAGGAAGAACGATGATGCGTGTACGTCTGTTTTTTGCGCGACCTTCGGCAGTATCGTTACTCGCTACAGGAATGTAGTAGCTTCTACCTGCTGCCGTCATGCGTGATGGTGCCACGTCAAAGTCTTCTTGTAGGATGCGAGTAACCGCAAGTGCACGAGCTGTACTCAATGCCCAGTTGTCCTTGAATTGTGGCGTATTGATAGGCTGATTGTCCGTGTGACCTTCTACCATGATCTCAATCTCTGGCTTGTCGTTCACCACTTTGGCAACTTTACCTAGTACGTTTTTAGCATTATTGTTTACCGTCGCGCTACCGCTAGGGAATAACAACTTGTCACTGATGGATACATAAACAACACCTTTCTCAACATTGATGCTTATGTCCTCATCGTTCAAGTTACCCAATGAACTCTTCAAACTAGTAACGAGTGCTAGTGTCACACTGTCTTTTCTAGTGATCGCATCGTTAAGTGTCTTGATTTGTAAATCTTTCTCGCGTAGGCTTTCTAGAGACTTCTCTAGATTTTCAGCACCTTTTTTAGAAAGTGTTGTCAACTCTCCAGTATTATTGATCAATGACTGGTTGTTCGCGCGCAAGTCTGCTACTTGAGCTTGAAGTGCTTGCAATCTTGCCTCGTTAGCTTTTTCTTCAGCCTCACAAGCATTGAGTCTTACGGTTGCTGTATCAAGTAACTCTTGAGTACGTTGTTGTTTTTCTAGAGCTGCGTCTAGATCTTTTTTTGATGCACATGACACTGCAAGTAGTGCAGATAGTGCGATAAAACCAAGTTTTTTCATTGTAGAATATTAATTAAAATATGAGCCAAAAGTATGAAGATTGCAACAGGTGAATGGCATATTAACAGATTTTTTTATCACATCACAGTTGCTCAAACTTCTTGTTACCCTTGATATAGTATTGATATACGATGGATGTGACTTCTCTAGAACGAGATGGTTTAAGATATAGTGCTTTGAGATGTTCCCGCTTTTTTAGAGATGCTCCCAACCTATTATAAAAATGAAAATGTGCTTTTAAGACGGCTGCAAGTTGTGCCGGCTGCGCAGCAATTAAAAATCTTAGGCCAGCTATACCATCAAGTATCATGCGCAAGAATAAGCGCAGCCATACATAATTGCCATAGTCATTCTTTACAATGGTGGTCAAACTGTTTCTAAAGTTCAAATAAGTTTTCCTAGGACTGCTCGCGGCAAGCGTTGCAGCACCTAGATGATAAACGATGGATGACGGTATGACCTTAATATCATGACCTTGATTGCGCAGTCGCCAGCACAGATCAATCTCTTCTTGATGGGCAAAAAAACTCTCGTCAAAGCCTTGTAGATTTATAAAAAGCTCTCTTCTTATAAATAAAGCCGCACCAGTTGCCCAATCGATAGACAACTCATCATCATACTGACCTTGATCTTTTTCTACCGTGTCAAAAATGCGACCTCGACAGTAAGGATAGCCTAATTTATCAAGAAAGCCACCGCTAGCGCCTGCGTATTCAAACATGGACTTATCACGATCTGACAAAATTTTGGGCTGGCAAGCCGTCATAGATCTATTCCGTGCAAATGCCTCAAGAACAGGCTCACACCAGTTTGAGGTAACCGCAACATCGTTATTTAATAGACAAACGATATCTTCCTCGCAATGCTCCATCGCATAATTGTAACCACCTGCATATCCTAAGTTCTGCGGAATCTCGATAATTTTCACTGCTGGATAATTGGATCGCAACCATTCCAGACTGTTGTCTTTCGAGGCATTGTCTGCGACGTAAATTCTATGTGGCGTACTATGCTCCACCACACTAGGTAAATATTCTTCCAGCAGTTGCCTGCCATTCCAGTTAAGTATGACGATACCTAGATTCATAGTACGTATTCAGGTAAATCTTCTATGAAACTATATTTCTCATTCTTGTAATCCATCTGGCAGTAGTAATGCGACAAGCCGTTTGTGATCATGAGATAGTTTGCTTGGGTAATAAGATTGTATCTCGCGATTTGATCAAAAACTTCTTGAGAAATATTGATGCTAGGTGCTTTACACTCTACTATTGTGTCAATACTGCCGTCCTTATTATATACCACAATATCGTATCGCTTTATGGTTCCTGCGACTATCAACTGTTTCTCGATATTTATGAGACTTAGCGGTACTCTTTTATATTCTTGCAGCCAATTAATTACATGTTGACGTACCCATTCTTCTGGTGATAAATGCACGAACTTTTTGCGCACCTTATCAAAGATTAAGCGCCCTTTTTCTGTACTTTTAACCCTGAATTGCGCAGACGGTAGTCGCAGTGCCTCCATACGGCAATATTACAAAAACCACCACGGCTCTACATGAGTGATCTCCAGAATATTCTATCAGATATCAAGAGCAAGAAGTTTGCTCCTATATATTTCCTGCATGGTGATGAACCCTATTTCATAGATCAGATAAGCAACTTGATCCAAGAAGAAGTCCTGACCGAGGCTGAGCGTGGATTCAATCAAATGGTATTGTACGGCAAGGACGTCACCGTTGATGAGATTGTGGAGAATGCCAAACGTTTCCCGATGATGGCGCAATATCAGGTCATCATTGTTAAAGAGGCACAACATCTTGCTGCAAAGTTATCTGCCATGGAACAGTATGCTGCTGCACCATTGGAAAGCACGATACTTGTCCTCAATTTTAAATACAAGAAACCAGACGGCAGGAAAAAGGTTTTTAAACATATCAAGAAAAATGGTGTTGTATTTGACAGCAAACCCATCTATGATAACAAGATGCCTGCATGGATAACCAATTATCTTAAGGTAAAAAAGTACAGCATTGATCCTAAAGCCGTCCAGATGCTGGTGGAATTTCTAGGGAATGATCTGGGTCGAGTAAGTAACGAGCTAGAAAAACTGATGATTGTCCACAAACCAGAATCGCCTATCACACCACAAGTTATTGAGGACAATATAGGAATCTCAAAAGATTACAACAATTTTGAATTACGAAAGGCCCTAGGCATGCGTGATGTGGTCAAGGTGCATCGCATCATCAATTATTTTGCTGATAATCCCAAGGAAAATCCGCTGGTATTGACCACGGCACAAATGCACAACTTTTTTGTACAGCTGCTCAAAGTACATGCACTCAAGGATCGGTCACCACGCAGCGTTGCTAAGGCTGCTGGCATCAATCCGTTTTTTGTGCAAGAACTATTGACTGCCGTGCGCAATTATCCCATGAAATATTGCAGTCGTGCGATCAAATTGATACGCGAGATGGATGTTAAGTCAAAAGGTGTCGATGCCATCAACATAAGTCAAGCTGATTTACTCAAAGAAACTATGGTAAAAATCATGGCTACATGAGCAATTTTAAAGCATGGATCAGCGCGGCACGACCACGCACACTGCCGTTGAGCATTAGCGGTATCATACTGGGTAGTTGTTATGCTTATGGTTACAACGCTTTCGCGAAAGCGGTATTATTACTAGGTTCTCCGCAAACAAACGACGTCATAAATCAACCCATTTTATTTGTAAAATTCAACTGGTGGATACCTGTACTAGCTTTGATTACCACTCTAGGTTTTCAGGTGCTGTCCAATTTTGCAAACGATTATGGCGATGGCGTTAAAGGTACCGACAATGATGACCGTATTGGACCAATGCGTGCCATTCAAAGCGGCTTGATAAGCGCAGTACAAATGAAAAGAGCTATGATTATCACGGCTTGCCTTACAGCTGTGAGCGCTATTAGTTTGATTTATGTGAGTTTAGGGTTGGAACAATTGATCACATCGCTGTTCTTTCTTGTGCTAGGCGTTGCCGCAATATGGGCCGCCATAAAATATACGGTAGGCGATAATGCTTATGGCTATCGTGGATTGGGTGATGTATTTGTTTTTATCTTTTTTGGCCCGGTAAGCGTGATCGGTGTTTATTACTTAATCGCGAGCCAACTTGAATGGTTGTTGTTGTTGCCATCATTGACCATTGGTTTGTTGAGTGTTGCCGTGCTCAACCTGAACAACATGCGTGATATCGAGAGCGATCGCAAGGCAGGAAAGAATACCATTCCCGTAAAAATAGGTATCACAAATGCCAAAAGGCTTCACTACTCATTCATAGCCATCGCGCTGATTTCAATTATTGCATACATTTTTATAATAATTAAAACTTTAGGCAATGTGGTTGGTGATACAGAATGGCTATGGCTTCCTATCCTGGTTTTACCCATGTTGCTTGTTCACATCATCACAGTTTATCGCAATAAAGTTCCAGCACTACTCGACCCAGAACTTAAAAAAGTTGCACTCTCCACCTTCTTTATCGCGATCCTAACAATTATCGCAACAGCGAGAGTTTACTAGCTTTTAAAGAATTAAGTAATTATCATATTCTCAGTATTATGCACGCATAATGAATTATTATTGATATTAGGATAATATATTCATGATTTGTTAGGTTATCTGCATTTAAAATCATTATATTTAAATTCACTAAAATCATTCTTATTGCAACAAATTACTCTACAATAAACTTATCGTACTATGGCTAGAGCAATGTTTGAATACACCCTAACGGTGCTGGAAAAAATGACTTTTGACACCAATTTATTTTGCAAGGAATTGCAAAAAGCGATGGATCGTCTACTTCCATTTGAAATATCAGAACTACAGATATGGCTGCAAGGAATCGTTTTGCAACATCCACAATTAAATGTGTGTTTACCTGAGTATAAAATGACACAATAGTAGTCACTAGTAGTGATTAAAACCTCACCTTCATTAACAGTAATATGAAGTTCATTACCATCATCGGTTTCGTAATCATTATCACCATACTGATGATCATATTCACATACTTATATAAAAAACGCCATCCTGAAAAGAGATGGCGTTTGAGTATTATCAATATTTATAATTGGCAGGCAATAACTCTAGGAGTTATGTGTGTTATCGCCGGTCTTATTTTGATATTTAAGATCTTAATTTAGTTCAGTTACTATTTCTTAGAGAGCGGACTTATTATTTCCACATTACTAAAAGTAATAGCACCTTTTATCACGCCTGCGATAACTTCTTGCAGCGCGTCAATAATCTGCATCTTTAGACCAGACTTGTGATAGATTAAACTTATCTCTCGTGCTGGTGATGGATCTTCAAAATGTCTGAGGTTTTTAGCTTTTGCCTCACTTAAATCTAGCGTATTCAAGTAAGGCAACAACGTGGTGCCCAGACCTTCATCAGACAGTTTGATAAGCGTTTCAAAACTACCGCTTTCTAGCATAAATCGTTCCTCGTCAGCATCTCTTGAGCTGCGACATAGGTTAAGCACACTATCCTTAAAGCAATGACCATCTTCTAATAACAACAGTTCATCTGTATTGAGGTCATCTACCTTGATCTTGCCTTTACCATTCAATGAGTTTTTAGGATCATAACTCACAAAAGGCTCAAAGTACAATACGCGTTCCTTGATAAAATCATTTTCTAGCGGTGTCGCTGCAATCGCGGCATCAATACTGCCTTCCATCAGGCCGTCTACAATATTTTCTGTAGTTAGTTCCTCGATGCGCAGACGCACTTTAGGATAACGGTTGATAAAATTGGTCAAGAACATAGGCAACAGTGTTGGCATCACCGTAGGTATCACGCCTATTTTAAAATCACCTCCAATAAATCCTTTCTCCTGATCTACTATATCTTGAATACGGTCACTCTCATTAACTATATTATGCGCTTGCTGTACGATCTTGCGACCAGTTTCTGTCAACTCAATCGGCTTTTTAGTACGATCAAATATTTGCACATCCAGCTCGTCTTCTAGCTTCTGGATTTGCATGCTTAATGTAGGCTGGGTAACAAAAACCTTGTTAGCCGCCTTAGTAAAATTTTGATATTGTGCTACCGCAAGAACATATTTAAGTTGCGTGATGGTCATGATAGATATTTTCTTCAAAATTAATTAATAGTATCGATTGGACTTATACCATTGCAAAGTCTTTATGATATATTCTTCCTTTTTAATTTAACATTATTCCAACTTAAAGGCAGGTGCTGTATGATACTTTAGTAAACAACCACAAAACAAACGACATGGCAACTATTACATTAGGAGGCAACGAGATACATACTAGCGGCGATTTACCCAAAGTGGGCAATAAAGCACCTGACTTTGAATTGACCACCGCAGATTTGAAATCAAAAACACTCGAGGACTTTAAAGGCAAACGAGTGATCATGAATATCTTTCCTAGTATTGACACAGATACTTGTGCGACATCTGTACGCAATTTCAACAAGCGCGCTACCGAGCTTGATAATACCACGGTACTTTGTATTTCTCGAGACACACCTTTTGCACAAAAGAGATTTGCCAATGACGAGGAAATCAATAACATAGTGAATTTGAGTGACGTGCGCGATGGTTCTTTTGGTAAAACTTATGGACTAGACATGGTAGATGGCGCGATGAAAGGTTTTCACTCACGAGCAGTCGTGGTTTTGGATACAGATGGTACCGTCATATATAATGAGCAAGTTCCAGAAATAGCTGATGAGCCTAATTATCTAGAAGCGCTCAAATCGCTGTTGTAGATTGAGTTTCCTTAAATTTTCATCTGGCAGAGTACGAGCGGTAGGCTATGCCTTCAAAGGAATGGTTGCACTAATCAGGCGAGAACCTAGTGTAAAGGTTCAGGTCTTTTTAACCGTTCTCGTCATCGCTGCTGGATTTTATTTTGAAATTACCGCAACTCAATGGATGTTTCAACTGTTGGCAGCTGGCTTGGTATTATCTGCCGAAGGTTTAAACAGCGCAGTAGAAGCTATTGCAGATTTCATCCATCCAGATTATCATTTGAAGATTGGACATATTAAAGACATCGCCGCTGGCGCTGTCTTTTTTGCTGCCATTTTTTCAACCATCATCGGCTTGATCATCTATGTCCCGTACATCCTAGCCCTATTTGATTAGTCTGTCGATAACCTATTACCAATGCAATAGATTCTCGGTGCAATATTCCTATTTTTGTCCGTTCACTTACCAGTATGGCTCGTAAAAAATCAACCAAATCCAAAACGGTCAAAAAGAAGTCGCCTATCAAGGCGGTTACCTCTTTTAAATTGACTCGATTGCAAGAGGTCATTGCTGGTAGCTTCCTAATTATATTAGGGCTTATTCTTGCACTTAGTTTTACTTCTTTTTTACTCACATGGCGCGAGGATCAAAGCATTTTAGGTCGTTTAGGTGAACGAGAACTAGTTGCTGGCAATTGGCTCAGCAAGTTGGGTGCATGGTTGGGCGATGTCTTTGTTTATGACGGTTTTGGTATTGCTGCCTACTCCATTGCAATCTTGACGATTATTACCGGACTCTACTTATTTGCAGCAAAGAGTGAGGTGATCTCGCTTTCGCGAAAGCGGATATCCAAATTATGGATTTGGGGACTGTTACTCATGGTTTGGGTAAGTGTCTTTCTAGGTTTCTTTCATGAGCGCAACGCATTATTGGGCGGCAAGGTAGGATACGAACTCAATGACTTTTTACAGGACTACATAGGACTGATAGGCGCAATACTGGTGATGGCGCTGACTGCCATCATATATATGGTGATGCGATTAAAGTTGACACCAGAAAAAATAAGCAACTATTTCAAATCAAAAGCTGCCGACATAAAAAGTGATTTTAAAGATGATGAGGCACCAGCTACAGAGATTACTGAGCTGGAAGAAGACTGGAAGTCAAACACCGTAGAAGGTAAGGAAACACCACTTACAGTAGAGCCCGCAGATGAACCAACTGTGGTAGAGACACCAAAGCCACCTCAACCAATCATAAAATCCATCCCAGCAACAGATGATGATCTAGGCATGGAAATCCAGCAAATTGCTGATGAAGAAGAAGTGATAGACAGTAAATCAAGCAAGCTAGTAGAGGATTTTGGTGAATTTGATCCAACGTTGGAACTGAGTAATTTT
This window harbors:
- the menA gene encoding 1,4-dihydroxy-2-naphthoate octaprenyltransferase, whose amino-acid sequence is MSNFKAWISAARPRTLPLSISGIILGSCYAYGYNAFAKAVLLLGSPQTNDVINQPILFVKFNWWIPVLALITTLGFQVLSNFANDYGDGVKGTDNDDRIGPMRAIQSGLISAVQMKRAMIITACLTAVSAISLIYVSLGLEQLITSLFFLVLGVAAIWAAIKYTVGDNAYGYRGLGDVFVFIFFGPVSVIGVYYLIASQLEWLLLLPSLTIGLLSVAVLNLNNMRDIESDRKAGKNTIPVKIGITNAKRLHYSFIAIALISIIAYIFIIIKTLGNVVGDTEWLWLPILVLPMLLVHIITVYRNKVPALLDPELKKVALSTFFIAILTIIATARVY
- a CDS encoding hydrogen peroxide-inducible genes activator, which encodes MTITQLKYVLAVAQYQNFTKAANKVFVTQPTLSMQIQKLEDELDVQIFDRTKKPIELTETGRKIVQQAHNIVNESDRIQDIVDQEKGFIGGDFKIGVIPTVMPTLLPMFLTNFINRYPKVRLRIEELTTENIVDGLMEGSIDAAIAATPLENDFIKERVLYFEPFVSYDPKNSLNGKGKIKVDDLNTDELLLLEDGHCFKDSVLNLCRSSRDADEERFMLESGSFETLIKLSDEGLGTTLLPYLNTLDLSEAKAKNLRHFEDPSPAREISLIYHKSGLKMQIIDALQEVIAGVIKGAITFSNVEIISPLSKK
- the tpx gene encoding thiol peroxidase → MATITLGGNEIHTSGDLPKVGNKAPDFELTTADLKSKTLEDFKGKRVIMNIFPSIDTDTCATSVRNFNKRATELDNTTVLCISRDTPFAQKRFANDEEINNIVNLSDVRDGSFGKTYGLDMVDGAMKGFHSRAVVVLDTDGTVIYNEQVPEIADEPNYLEALKSLL
- a CDS encoding diacylglycerol kinase family protein, giving the protein MSFLKFSSGRVRAVGYAFKGMVALIRREPSVKVQVFLTVLVIAAGFYFEITATQWMFQLLAAGLVLSAEGLNSAVEAIADFIHPDYHLKIGHIKDIAAGAVFFAAIFSTIIGLIIYVPYILALFD